GGTATACAAATAACGTCTAATCTTACCTGCAGTGATCATATATCGCACGTTACAAATACCGCAAATCGCATGCTCGGCTACGCTCGTATAAAATTTTCGAGATCACCACATTCCTTAAAGGTTCTGCTATGTAAGTCACTAATTACGTCAAAAATTGAATTGCGCATCAATATGGGAGCCTCTTGAGGAAAGTCTTGCGCTAAGTGCTGTCCCAGTGTCGCCTTTGGCTCCTGCATCTTCAGATGTTGTTGCTTTGCGCTTTCGTGATGTTCATGCAGCTTTCTCAGTCTTCAGAACGCCACCAACGTCTTCAGATGTCTTGGCTTCGCGTGTACGTGTCGTTGCAGATCCTGGCGCCGGCTGAGTCTTCGCGATGCCAGCATCCTCGGACGTGTTAGCCTTGCCTTTACGCGTACGTTCAGTCTGCTCAATGCCACCAGCATCCTTAGATGTCATAGCTTTGTGCGTACACGTCCTTGCAGGTCCAGGCATCGACACAGTCTTTTCAGCGCTGACAATATGCCCAGACGTTTTGGCCTCGCGTTTATGCGTCGCTACCGTTCCTGGCAGTGCCTCAGTTTTCTGAGCATCTCCTGCGCCTTGCGATGTAGTGGCTTTGCGTTTTCGCGTTGTTCCTGGTGTTGACTCAGCATTCATTCCCGGATTCGGTGCAGCGGTCTCTTGACTGCGCCCCTGGTCTTCCGACGTCTTGGCTTTGAGTTTGCGCGTGGGTCTCTTCACTGTAGAAGCCGCTTGACCGCTCGATTTCTTTTCCGCGGGTGCTGGTTGACACTTGGACGCTCTTGGAGCTTTTGTCGTCATTGTGGCTTTTTTAACACCATCCCGACTCTTCTTTCCAGCCGCCACTGCCTTCGCATTGGGGCTCCTGCGCGTCGATGCAGTGGATGATGAACGGCTACTTGACGAGGCGTCTTTTGAGCGTCGGCGCTCGTGGTAGCTGCGAGTGCTCGAAGAGCGGCGTCCATCACGGTGATTCTTCTTTGTCTTGCGACTATCCCCCATGCTGCTAAGCGTGCTGCTCTCCGACACAGATCGCCCTTTAACCCTGTCCTTATTACGGCCGCTGTGTCTTGACATGCTTCGCGATCGACGCTGTCGTTTGGCTCCAACTGAGCTCTCGTCACTGCTCACCGTCGACGTAGCTTCAGAAAGGCGCACCTTCTTGGTTTTACGCTTGTATCCACTCGCTTCGCTTGACGTCGTGATCCATGACCTCCGGTCTCTCTTAACGTCACGCTTAATACTGCTAGCGCTGCTGCTCGATGACCTGCTTCTTACAGGACTTCGGCTTGTCATTCTGCGCTTAAGCCGACTGCCGCCGCTAGACGACGAACTCCTCCTTGGTCGCCGAGTATTCTTAGCAGTGCGGTTCTGTCCGCTAGCTTTGCTCCATTCTTGGGCTGTCCGAGTCCCGCGCTTCTGTCCTGTGCCGCTGCTCGACGACCTAGTTGTGCTTGTGTCGCCAGTGCTTGTCGAAGACACTTCCTCTGACGTGTGCCTTTTTTCGGCCATGTGATTTGTCCCTCTTGGTTTGCTACCAGACGAGTTTTTCCTTGAGCTCTGAACTTTCTTGGCAGTGCGCTTGTCCCGTCCGGCTCTGCTCGGTGACCTTTCTTTTTCTTGGTGGTCCTTCCCCGCTAGGCGCTTGCCGCGGCCAGCAGCTATCGTCGACGCGATGCTTGATGACTCCTCCTCAGTACTGGGTATATTTTCCCGTATCTTGCTCCGAGCTGAAGCTTCATTACCGCCAAACCCGGTTGTGGCAGGGTCGCCGTCGTCCGCAGGTGCCTCCGCTGCTGCTTGGGCAACGGCTTCACTTTTCTTCTTTCCCTCCTGCAGGTAGCAAGCGATGCAGATCCCCGCCATGCTGGTGCTCTCCAAATAAGAAGCAGGTTTCAGCCCCACGATTTCGCCCGGCTGTCTCCGTCAACCGGTCGCTCGCTTCCGGCACTCTTGTCGCAAGCAGTGCTTCGTCACGACCAGGGACCAGGCTCCCAGCGTCTCAGGTTGGCCGGCTCCAACGGGCACGGGTCAGGGCTGCATCGGGGTACGCGTAGCGATGTGCCTGGGTCCCCAGGTACGAGCCTCGACGTCAGTTCGAAGCGCACGACACGGgccagatgatgatgatcgtttctAATGgatcgcacccactgagggggatagtgCCTGGTGCACAGTGCGTGGTACGgggaaaggaagagaaagaagtgctcaGGGCTCACCGGTGCTCTGGGCCTCTCGCTATTATGCAGTCTTTTACGGTTCTGCCAGTTTCGTCAACGTATTCTCATCAAGAATGAGCAGGAAGACGCTCGCACGACCACCTGAGCAAGGTCAGCTGCCTACTTCATCGCTCATGTTTAGGCGACGTGACTTTGGCAGCTCGGACCAGCTCCATTCCTGGGAGAGCTCAACGCCCGAAGCCATGGACTCCGACAACGAATACACCGTAGTCATGGGCCGTCGTATGAAGAAGAGGATGCGCCAGATGTCAAGTGAGCAGACTTCATCTAACGAGAGGGAGCAGCAGTCTTTCATGGTCTCTTACGTGCCGCTTACGGCGTCACACAACCTGAACTCCTTAAGTAGGCagtttttatatgaatattttgaaagtgtggcccctggtcaagtcaacgaaatccggatcaactctcgaaaaaacatcctgacggtagatgccaagagttcaactgtaatagagaagttaaagactattccaacattaagcggaattcccgtccgttccttttttacttacgggaaggagtcaacgactggtgtaatttctgatgtcgaccttgacatcaagaatgttgacctcaggaaattactgagttcatcggtgcagattcttgagattcaccgcttggggaactcccggtgtatcaaactagtatttgcttcgtcaactttgccaatgactgtcaaagtggggtacgtgatacaccacgtccgaccatttgtcccgaggcctctgcagtgtcggaaatgtctcaagattggtcacgtaagcgctgtgtgcagaaatcaagtgacctgccagcgttgcggtgggcaacataataccgccgactgtgatgcaccttcattgaaatgtcccaactgtcccggctctcacgaagcaacgtcgaaggattgcccgaagatgcagcaggaagttcgtattctccggaaaatggcaaaaaacaagtcttcccatagacaggctgctcaatctgttcgccgagacagacaacgctcgcgTAAGAAGCACCATCCAATGACTTCAGGAGAACCGGATTGTGGGGCGCTggggcctcgacaacctctgcctgtgccggcatcgaggacggtaacagcgcctacagcaaattcaggatctccgagagcacagagcgcacattcgtcgcccctgggtggcacagacacggagtggccttcgctacccagtagatccacgggaacgataccatgccgtagtgtttctctacgtcaagaagtggattctAGGGGTAGTAAAGCCGATGACCTTAcaggcaagcaaggagctgaaaagaatgacaaagaaagtgttgaaaaaatgctgaaacgcctgctagaatcaatgcgcgtgattctctgtggtctccagacaCCGGCCGCTAcaagcgccgtgcatgtcctcgccgtactggagcagctgatcgctgctctttacataatttaattaccttgcttggcacctgtgctgctcacgcaggagaagcccatacacaagctccttcgcggcgagtttttgtgaactttaaattgcattcgtgactccgtccatgctctggaaggttGATGACACttttgaaggacctttttggactttgttgatagccatgaggatgctgaagtTGCCTTTACCATTGTACATCCTTCTtcaatgtcatcatcacccctcatccagcctttatgtccccgttcccccctccccctgtgcagagtagcaggctagagcatgctagctcaggccgacctctctgccttccttcaaataatcTCTCGTGCCACTTCTTTTCCATGCACCTGAAATGGTTCAGAACCATTCCATTCGTTTTACTTTCTCAGAACAAAGCCGTACCGCTAGAATAAAAGCTATGAAACCTAATCTTAATCTACCTTCTCTCACATCTCGACATAGAATAAACCGTTTAGTTCCTTATAATAAGCTATACTACCATCCACACATGTGTAAGGAGCTAATTTATATTCCGTAATATGTACCTATTGCACTAAGACTCTGGAATTTTTGTTAAATACAGGTTTTCCTTTTTGGATCACACTTCTCCTGTTCTATTGTGAACGGTACGGCGTGTGACCTTCACAACAAAGAGACCTGTATAACGAGGAATTATCGAGGTCCCATGCATATAATTCCATATGCGTTTGACTGTTCATTTTTCGTTGTTTTTACTTATACTTAGGCATCGGCATAGTACTTGTGCTATATCGATGCACTTATTTTAAGGTAAATCATTTGCTTCAGGTATTTGGTGGCAGGGCAATTTTCAGCAGCATCTGCTAGGCCTTCTTTGTCTGACGGTTGTCAATAATTGCTAGTGAACTAGTTGGCTTGCTTTTTATTATTAATCTATCTGCTGCGTAAACAACAGAGAAAACTAATAAGGGGGGCACGACAGGTGCCATTCCCATCTACCTTTCTTGTGTTTCTCTATATAGCGCTAGTGAGTTCATTATCTAATGAGCATTGTATTCCTCGAACATAGCTATATGAAACAGTAGCACATTTTACATTAAATATGAAAGCAGCACTTGTATATACCTTTCTTTTCTGACACTACACTTATGATGCCATATCCGTCGTGAGAAATGTTTTTCAAGGAAGAACCTTTTATTGCATGTGTTATCCGTGTAAACCCAAATGGGGATGCTGCTATTTTTGTCTCGATAGATAACCGTTGTCAGAAGACGTTATTTCTAGTTTGTCTTTAGGCCATCGAAGCCTTACTtaataactaaaatcatgcgccTGGCTTAGGTCTCTAGGCTCTTATCAGGCACCCTTGTTTATGGGCTCTTTCGCAAGTTCCCTGGATTCATCATCCCTAATCATTGCTAGTTTTTCTTTACCCTTTTCCCATAACCCTAGAACAAGTACGTAATTAGAGGAATGTGCCTTACGCCAACCTTTCCCCGTCTTGAATATATAGTGGCTATGTCTTTATAAATATTCTAAGCAGCTTGTGCTTACTAGAGGTGCTATTGAACGCACTGTTCCAGGCACCTTTTCCAGGATAGGAAATGCGCGCGTCGATTTTATGTGCACTGCGGGCACAGTAGAACACAACAGAAATATACAGTATACATACGTTTGGCGTATGTTGTTAGCTTTCAAAAGAAACGAAAAAGTGCCGCCGATCTTAAACAACCGTTGCTGAATTTTCAGTGAAAGCGCGAATTTTGAATTGTACTTCTGGAATCCTGCATTACCTACAGCATTGTCAGGTCACTGTCTGGAAATACAAGTACTCTATCACTCTAAAATAATTTTCTCACCAGATCAATTGTTATTGTtgtatttttattatttcttgcttttttatagGGTAACAAGAAATCATCTTGACAGATATACGCCGGCGCATCAATTGGTAcacacccgccggggtagctcagtcagctaaggcgttgcgctgctgagctcgagatcgcgggatcgaatcccggccgcggcggccgcatttcgatggaggcgaaatgcaaaaacgcccgtgtgcttgcgttgtagtgcacgttaaagaaccccaggtggtcgaaattattccggagccctccactacggcgtgcctcataatcagaactggttttggcacgtaaaaccccagaaagaagaagaagaaaatcaaTTGGTACATGTTCCCTAAAAGCAATTTTCGTCCATTTCGAGCTCAGTGAATTAAAACTTCAACTTTTACTTAAAATATATGTGTGTTGACATTATCTTATTATCCACATATGATTCCCCATTATTGTACTGCGTGACCTGGGACAAAAGTATAATTTCCGCCCCACCCTTATCAGGGAGGTAATTATTTACTAAATGTCGCtctccattatcatcatcattatcagcctatatatatatatatatatatgtccactgcaggacgaaaaccTCTCCAAGCGAtttccagttacccctgtcttgcgctagtggtggtggtggtggcctggagcagaggtagaacaccgggcttctaatctggAGGTCGTAAGTTCTAATCCTCGttcagtccactacattttcaggcatggagtggcgcctgacaccggcaaaaaaaattgccgtgagctagtggggctatacttgTCCAGGTGtcaccaaattaggaaggcccactaagcttgaAAAAAGTCACTCCCTCGTCAGAACAGCAATTGGCATCCTTGGTGCAGTATTCGTCCACTACCTCCcacatgactcctgcaattaactcTCTATAGTATAGCGTGCCAATTATATTCATGCGAAGGGGTAATATTTCTTGAAACTGACCTATAAATTGTCAGCGTCCAGACTGCAATAAAGGGGCAAGTGACTAGGATAAGCAAAACAACAATATAGAGAAGGAAGCAATATATCTTTATAATAACCCATGAAGTTACCCGAAGTCTCCGTAACCCCTACTGTGCCTATAAAATAAGGGTGGGGCCTCAGTTCTTCAAATTAcaaatctgatgatgatgataattgcaGGGTTATTTCTTCTATAAGAAAAGAGAGACAAGAACAGCGAAGCGATCTTATCGCATAGCTTATCATTGAGCTTTCCTCGCAGGAAAGTGGTTGCACTACTACACGTCTCATATACAAGATGCTAATGTGATCATGCAACACTAAAGCATAATGTGCAGTAGGAAGAGAGCGAAGTAGACGTCGCTGCCATGGCAGCAATTTTTTCTTCTCGCTAAGAGCACAGCAGCATATCGGCTTGCTAAGAGACCTGCTATACGCTGTACAAAACGATAATGAGATAACACTATTTCAACACGTAATGCACACCAGCAAGACGCCTAAGTGCAGACAGCGTACTTATTGCTTTGTAACGAAGTTAGGTGCTGTACAAATAGACAACCCAGTAACCAGGTAATGGTCACTGTAGGAAATATTACCGAGAATTTACAAAACTTCTTCGCAAAGTTTATTGGTCACAAGATATTGCCGCATTATTGCGCCTGCAGCATAGTGTTTACTGAAATAATGTACAAGGAGATAACGACATTTCAGGTGCACCTGCAAAATAACGAAGTTCACTTAGCACATTTTACGGGGCAGAGTCTTCATATGTGAAATCACCATTACATTTTCCGACGTCGAAGAAATTAGATCGCCTCGCACGTCATAGGTGCTCAGGCTGGCTGCACTGATCTAGTAATATCCCCGTCTGGAGTTTCGCCTCTGTGGTCTGTATATATGAAGAGGTCCGTAGTACTTTATTTGCTTCGGTAAAAGGCCAATTTCTGCGTGGCCCGATAATCTAGCATTGCTGTTACCTATTTACCAATCCTTACTTTTCGTACCTTCGCAAGGTCAAATACAACATATTTTGAAAATTGTTTTTGTTGAGTTATACTGGCGGTATGACAACTGAATGAAAATGCTATGTTTCTGCATCGCGGGGTCACAGGCTCTGTTTGAAATTGAGCGCAATAAAGCCGTCTTATCCTTCCTGCAAGCCCTAATGCCTGTAGTGCGTGCTTCGCGTATCATGAACAAAACTTGGTAAAAAAGAAAGTGGCATAATTCAGGGGAGAGTCTCTAATCATCTGTCTAAAAATCGTCGAGAGTGTCTAAATATTGTTCTCGTAAGTCTTCTTATTGTTTTTAATTTAAAACAACGATACTTCTTCAATACTCACAAATATGTAGTTTCATAATGCAAATTACAGAGTGAAACATGGTGTCGACGATGCCACCGGTACAGTGGCATACATACAGCTTGAAGAGAACAGGTAGTACGTGGACTTGTTCACGCTGCGTCCCGTtgacttcgaaaaaaaaaaaacttttggcTTGTCGTTTGTACCGAAACATTCAGTTCTCGAACTCAATGTATACCAATAATACGCAGTATCATTTTCCGTGCTAATTCTGCTATATCTCAtactagtttcgagatataaataaAGCTAACACATTCAGACACCTGAATAATTCATGGTGGTTGTCAGCCTCATTGCTGCACCGGTGCTACTTTTGGCCGCAGCACAAAGCATGCCAGACAACGGACCATCGCGAACAGAACCTGGAACCCTGAACACGAGTCTGTAAGTGGCGAAGGGCAAGAGGTGCATGGTGGGGCGTTCGAGCCACCGAAGCTTTATTTTTCCAAGTAAAGGCAATCGCAGTCGCGGTCGCGTTCAATGGCGATTTACACGGTCTCAAATAGATCTATGTAAACGCGTACTCAGTATTGTACCCACTTGTTTGCGCAGTCTGAGTTACGAAGAAAAACGGAGTAGTTGCCAAAGTAAACACTCCACTGCTCTGGAGAACAACGCTACGAGCAGTAAACGTAGCTCACCGCAAAGAAGGAAAAGAgaaactgcaagaaaaaaaagatacgGAGTTTTACGTCTTAACATCACGACCTCAATAttaggtacgccgtagtgggcgacttgggaaatttggacaacctggggctctttaacgtgcatctaaatctaaatacacgggtgttttcgcttttcgcctccatcgaaatgcggccgccgtggcagggatccgatcccacgacctcgtgctcagcagcccaacaccatagccactcagcaaccacggcgggtaattcttttcttctttggacttgcgatcgggCTATTGTCAAGTCCCGATGGATTAGTCCGACCGCTCGAAGACAGATTTCATTATGCCTGACGGCCTATAAGAATTTACGGTGATTCCATTCAGCCTATgcaatgcgcccgcgacattcgaaagaatgacgGACTATCTTTTATGAGACCTCAAATAGAagacgtgtttatgttacttACACGACGTggtagttttctcccctgatttcacaACTCACCTCACTCGTCTATCCGAAGCTCTTACTTACCTTGCCACCGCCGGCCCTCAACTTAACTTGagaaagtgccgcttcgcagccgGCCAGctgaccatacttggtcacgtTGTTTCCAAAGACGACGTCCGTCCCtaccctgacaagcttcgtgctctcgcagaatttccgcggccgactacagtgaaagagctccgaagttttgtcggtctctgctcttattttcgtcgcgttgtgcgcaattttgcctgcATTGTCGcacccctgacgaagctcctggctgggcctggtgaccttcgtgattggactccggcatgtgaacaagccttcatcactctgcgtTGTCTATTTACCTCGccgcccattctccgtcactacgacccgagtgctccgaccgaagttcacacggacgccagcggcatTGGTCTTGGAGGcgtccttgcgcaacgcaagcctggcttcccggaatatgtggttgcctacgcgagtcgttccctcacaaaggcagaaaccaattattctgtcacagaaaaaaaaaagtgtgtggctatagtttgggctttaagcaaatttcgcacttacttgtatggccatccctttgacgtcgtgacagaccaccacacgacgtgctggcttgcgtcactgaaagacccgtcggggcgcCTTAAACGTTGGGCTtttcgactccaggaatttgacattcgcgtcatctatcgctccgggcATCAACATTCTGGCACGGATGCGCTCTCCTGGTCACCGTtgcgatccgacgacacgccACCCTATGCCAGAGAGTGCCCGGTTGCagcgcttactgtttctgacatgccttctgaatAGATAAAACATCCGTGGActgcgtctctcattgacatcctaactacttcttcaacggctacatgccctcgagcccttcgtcgccaagccacccattttgtgctaaggaacgccatcttgtaccgccgaaactatcagccagacggtcgcaaatggctgctcatcatccctcgccatttgcgttccgacatatgcacgtATTTCCACGCCCGCCCACAACAAGCTCATCttggcgtcctgaaaacgtacgagtggctccgccagcggtactactggcgggGCATgagcaagctaccccgatttttttcgCCATTGCGCTCCGAAAATGCATGTTTTCGCCTAAAAACTATTCTTAGGATAATTCACGCTCATTCTGGAATGTCTGCATGTTTGTGTCTACCCATTTGCCGCTAACTTTGGTCACTAGGTAGTCAATATTCGAATGGGTATAGGgcttcgggctgctgtgctgagggcgCGGTGTTCGAAAGCAGCCACCCGACCAACTTGCGTCCCCGCGTATTTAACACTGGGCATGAGCCGCTCTTTAATGAACATCTCACGCCAGTTTAGGGTGAAAAGTATCGTGAGTCCTAATGCAATACGACTCGTACGTAGTGTGGCCAACCGGCACCACTgcctgaaagaagacaacctactgcgtcttgtacatgcgtttgttctctgccactttacctatgtcgccgccatacacaattggctacgtgcggagcgcgacaaactcaacgcccttattcgaaaggttgtgaaacgagccctcggcctccctatcaccacttccacgtataaactcctcgagctcggcgtgcacaacacgctagaagagatcgccgaggctcaggagcgaacgcagatgatccgactcacgaccaccaaggcgggccgccacattctgcgcgagctcggctttttctcctcgatgaccagggatcccccaaatttgacgccggtcccccgcgagatccgagaccttatcgcgatcgctcccattccgcgaaatatgcatcccgacctaaacCGAGGCAGGCGCCTCGCGCGAGCGACAgcccttctcaggcgcatagacatgaaaacggacgatgtctcgttcgtagacgccgctgcctatcgcaacaaccgagccttcgcctcggtcgcggtctcatcctcacagcggatcctcaactccgccacgatcctcactcgagagcccgaaatagcggagcaagtagccatagccctagctatgctcgacagcaaacgcaatgtcatctacagcgactccagaccggccatcaaagccttcgaacgcggtgtcgtctctgaccaagcgttacgcatcctctgcagcgcggatcagagtaccctgaagcaccacaccgtcatctggttccccgcccatctcggacgggtgccgggtgccccgccaaacctcaacgagatcgcccacgacgcagcgcgtgcgcttactgaccgcgccgtcccagggcaacctcacctcgccgagatagagaccaaccgggatgcacccattacgtataatgaaatcaccaaacacttctaccttggacgccgcatctttccgtcCCCaaaccccaaacttaacagaccgcaagcgctaaccctacgcttattacaaacagacacgtacccaaaccccgccaaactccacgttctctatcctgacgcgtaccccagcgacatgtgcccctcgtgcggatacacggcgacactcacacacatgctctgggagtgtagaaacgctcatcccgactctacctcggacaagtgggagaagtccctcagaagctcgcttctcgctgatcagcaatgggccgtccagcaggcccacgaagcggccgccaggtattccctgtcggtccctacgtgggagacgccctctacgccctaagcgcgtcctgcaggacccaaataaagttcgtccagtccagtccagtcctaCATTACCGCAATGCTCCATGCATTAACGTCGAGCGTTACGTCGCGGAAGGGGCATGGGGGTCGGAGGATTTGGTGGCCAATGACTGCGAAAGCGTTGCTTTTGGGAATTACTTTTAATGCGTTAATATTCTTaaggtacacacacacacccacatatatatataaagatatatatatatatatatatatata
This region of Dermacentor silvarum isolate Dsil-2018 chromosome 5, BIME_Dsil_1.4, whole genome shotgun sequence genomic DNA includes:
- the LOC119454456 gene encoding mucin-22-like; its protein translation is MAGICIACYLQEGKKKSEAVAQAAAEAPADDGDPATTGFGGNEASARSKIRENIPSTEEESSSIASTIAAGRGKRLAGKDHQEKERSPSRAGRDKRTAKKVQSSRKNSSGSKPRGTNHMAEKRHTSEEVSSTSTGDTSTTRSSSSGTGQKRGTRTAQEWSKASGQNRTAKNTRRPRRSSSSSGGSRLKRRMTSRSPVRSRSSSSSASSIKRDVKRDRRSWITTSSEASGYKRKTKKVRLSEATSTVSSDESSVGAKRQRRSRSMSRHSGRNKDRVKGRSVSESSTLSSMGDSRKTKKNHRDGRRSSSTRSYHERRRSKDASSSSRSSSTASTRRSPNAKAVAAGKKSRDGVKKATMTTKAPRASKCQPAPAEKKSSGQAASTVKRPTRKLKAKTSEDQGRSQETAAPNPGMNAESTPGTTRKRKATTSQGAGDAQKTEALPGTVATHKREAKTSGHIVSAEKTVSMPGPARTCTHKAMTSKDAGGIEQTERTRKGKANTSEDAGIAKTQPAPGSATTRTREAKTSEDVGGVLKTEKAA